The Phaseolus vulgaris cultivar G19833 chromosome 10, P. vulgaris v2.0, whole genome shotgun sequence DNA window tttttaacctttataaTAATTGATGCCAAGATTCTCTAATAATTAACATATTGTATAGTTTGTTTATCTACACTAGAGAGCATGACAAACCATTTTAACAGTCTTGTTTAATACTAGATCGTCTAGTGTCAAGTCTGTTAACAAACTGTCTAGACCATCTTTTCTGTTAGttagttttcttttattttttgtatgtgTATATTTATTGCTTGTCTGACTTTGGTATTGTAGAAAATATATAACTCCTTTGTTAGTTCacctcttttttctctctctctctccctcacTCTCTCCTTTTTTTCTTTAAGTTGTCTAATCGGTCCTTGAGCGAATGTATTTGAAGAGCTTTGTTATGCATTCTCTTGCTTTCTTGGTTCACTCTTGAACTTTCTTTTATCTTGAGTGCAAAACTCAGTCCATAGTTGTTTCTATCTACATCCAAACTTAAGCTTATTCCAATTGTGTCTTCCATTTAAGCAGGAGACATTTTTGCTAAACCCCTTTGCCCTCCTATATTCAAAAGTTTGTTTTCCAATCTAGCAAGGATAAACATATATTCCAAACTTGAGGGGCTGATAAAATCACTATAGACAGTCTTCCGTTAGAACGTCTAGCTTGTTTATGTAGACTGACTAACAATAGATCTAGTTTGTTTGTTTACACTAGACCATCTAGCATGTCTAAATTATCTTTTTTGTTActtagttttcttttttattagttAGTTTTGTTTTTTGCTTTTGTTGCATATATTCCTTGCTTGCATGACTTTTGCATTATGGAAAATATGAGTTTTTTATTTGCtcacctttctctttctcgttACATTTATTTGTTGCTATCATGAATAATTTCACGAGTTTCATCCAAtccattcttaaaaaaatataccgTATACCATATTATAAGTATTAAGATTGACACTAAAACTATATTAACTATATTGATTATGATACAATTGtattattttgtttatgagTCTCAAAATAGTGATATTGTCTTGTGTGAATGAGCTTGAATTTGTTATGaggtgtttttttattaaataacaataactATTACGGTGTGTTAAAGCACTTccttaaggaaaaaaaaaaacaaagagacACCCATCCTATTTTCAATAAAGTcattttttaacaataaaatttgtataaatatataaagaaagtAACCAACaagaatattttttcttctttaagtCCTATAGGAGGTGATCACATTTATTGGAACATTGATTGCTACGATGGTCCTTCGTTAGACTCTTTTTATCCTACAATGTAGGTGTCACACACTAATAACAATTTAATACAcatatttgtaatttattactatacctaataaataaattttgctctttttcttagaattgttGCAATATTTATCATAACTCTTTCATCATTGATACCTATAGTTAATGTTAGTTGGTTATGATTGGGGTTTCAGTGCTTCCTGATGAATATGATAATGATGAACACTCCCAGTTGTTTAAAAAGAAGGATGAAGAAAATGGTAAAGAGGATGAGCCTACACTCTTTAAATCAGGTGTTCAtgtaaatttaatttcatttttctaaaatattgtgAGTGACATgtgtttataaatatataacattAGAAGAAATTTACAAATTTCAGCCATTTCAGAGATCAACTACAGGTTCTGGAAACACTTGGCCAAAGGTATTTCTTACAAGCTTTTTCTGTATTCAATTATCTAAAATTAATCATTACTACATTATTTTTTCCCACAAAGTATTTACTTTAAACAACAATACTAATTCTAGTTAAAAAATCTTCTTAAATTTTAATACaagttaaaaatttataaaaaattattaacataattaagGTGAAATTTACTCcacttatataatttatataatataaaatattgttatatttaattgacgtgacataatattatttatattccaCCAATTATTTCTTTATGATAATGGTTATGTTTGATCTTGATTTCAGAGTTTGAAGGAATTGACCAAACGtggaaggaaaagaaaaaacataagtTGGCTGAACATCTAGCGAGCACTTTAGTAACAAATGACTTATCATGGCAAGCATcaaaaaataagtataataGGACAATATTGATTACAATGCCACATGATCCTATAAATGTCGTAAAAAGGAAAAGAGTAAGTGTACGAAAAAGGGAAGAGAGGCGTAAGAAAACTGAAGAACGTCCAGAACGCACTGCACTCTTCTTAGCAACTAAAAATGGAATTGTAGAAATTGTTAATAAATTTCTTCAAGTGCATCCTGCAGCTATATATCATGTTACTGAGAAACAACACAACATATTGACCATGTAAGAGTAGATCAAAGTTCTCTCTATTAGTAGAAAACTTACATATATaccactataaaaaaattattaaataaaaaaaaaaatttcttttaatagCATCATACTAATTTTGATTAGTGTGTCAATTTATGCACAGGGTTGTTAAGTATCGACAGAGAAAAATTCTTAAACTAATAGAAAGAACAGGTACAATTGAATCATTGGTTGCTCAAATCACAGATAAAAGAAGAACTGTGTTGCATGAAGTTGCAAGAATGCATTACTACAAAGCAGAGCACTTAGCTGGAGTGGCATTCCATCTACAAGATGAGTTGCGTTGGTATGATGTAAGTACTTAATTAAACCTTTACAACTTACTATATACGCATTTCAACACTATTTTCTACATAAAATTTATTCACTTAAACTCAATCATAATGGGTtaggtttttattattaataaatattttctaaatttatatctaatgagttataaaaaaaagattttgcTACCAACtttaaatctaaataattgataactaaattatatatacatgCAATTGacttaaaaaataactattctCTGTGCGTTCAGAGGGTGAGAAGATTCACACCTAAACATTATAACATGCACTGTGACATAGATGGACACACACCAGAAGATATGTTAGAAATTGAGCATGATGGAATGCTTAAGGAGGCAAAAAAATGGTTAAAGGAAACAGCTCAATCATGCTCCACTGTTGCTATTTTGGTTGCTACAGTTGTATTTGCTGCTGCATACACCATTCCAGGGGGAACTGAAAATGGTACTCCTGTATTCATTCATTCAAGTGTGTTTCTATTTTTTACCATCATGGATGTTGTGGCTCTTGCTACCTCACTTGCTTCAGTCGTCATCTTCCTTTCCATCCTCACTTCCCCATGTGACTTATGGGATTTTCACAAGTCTCTCCCTCGAAAACTGAATTTGGGATTTGTTTTGTTGTTCTTTTCATTGTTGACAACAATGTTTGCTTTCAGTGCAACCATGTTGCTCACTATTCGATTGGAATGGAAGAAATGGACATTGATATACAGTGCAACTTTCTTTCCTGCCACTATATTTGCAATCATTCAATTTCCTGTTTATGTCATGGCTCGAAGTATCACCAAGAATCTATGGAAGCAACTTAAGAAGCTCTTTCCAACAAGATTGATTCAACACTGCATGAGTCATATTGGATGTTATTAGTATTGAATGCACCATTTTAACTTTTGTGTGGACTTTGATTATACATTTTGGACTAAAAATAGTTGGTCATGTATGATCTTTAATGCATTCTTTGGATTTGAATATGGATTTAGTGAAATGATGAATTTGAGGGAAAAGAgagtaaaaaataaagttgtttGGATAATAGGAGAGAGTtgaaagtgaaagaaaataaagaaaaaatttatgaaagtttgtgatgtgaattataaatttattttttaattgttaaaattgtaagattataaattttctcttgtggttaaaattaattctaaataaaatatgatgtacatgaaacttttgtttgattaaaatattatttctactACGGTTTATGaacttgaaaaaaaatagtaatatcGTGCAAGCATACAAAATTGTTGAAAGTGGATTTTgataaaattaagtaaaatagGAATAGAAataattgtaaaattaaattaatattatcataaatttaatattattatttttaattttattattattagtttattattattattattattattttataatctcattatttttattattataatgattattaatgatttgattattatttttatattttattattatcttataaatttattttaattattattgttttaaaattttattattattatttataaaatttattttaattattattgctTAAAATTTTTATCCAAAATCAACTATATCCTTACTATACTTTTTaacactaattttaatttaaaatataaagcattaaatacatttatatgaagaagaaaaagaagaaaagtcaACACTTTGCACCACCACCTTGTACGATCATGGAGAAAAGGAATCACTATCTTATACTGTCATCTTGCACAATCACAAAAGTCAACACTTGTATCCACGTTGAAGTCGCCACTTGCAACACAACAACAAATAATGCAAAAACTCATGCAAATCAAGCATGTAGCGAAAACCAACacacataatcaattattaaccaacataattgattaactttcaaaaaaaaaatccataatttattttctctaGTTCCTTAATCTAGTTTGTTTGTTTACACTAGACCATCTCGTTACTTAGTTTTCTTTTCTattagttagttttttttttcttttgttgtaTATATTCCTTGCTTGCATGACTTTTGCATTATGGAAAATATATGAGTTCTTTGTTTGTTCAAATCTTGTTtccctctctttctctttctctttacaTTTCTTTTTTGCTATCATGAATAATTCCATGAGTTCATCcaaccaattcttaagaaaatgTATTGTATACCATATTATAAGTATTAAGATTAACACTAAAATTATATTGATTATGATACAATCGTATTCTTTTATGCATGAGTCTCAAAATAGTGATATTGTCTTGTGTCAATGAGCTTGAACTTGTTTTGAGGTGTTTTTCTTATTGAATAACAACAACTATTATGATGTGTTAAAGCACtttcttcatgaaaaaaaagcAAGGACACACCCATCTTATTTTCAATAAAGtcatttttttagaaataaaatttgtataaatatataaagtatttacatatatacatataaaaattcaaattatttgtGGTGGAACTAAAATTGATAGTAGTGACATCAACCTATCATGTTCCACCACTCTATTACCCCAACATAAAATCAATTATACATAAACATCTACATTATACTTTTCTCCTATTGTCTTTGTATAATATGCTCTTGTTTATACCACAAAAATCTTTGAGTTACTTGTAGACCTCTTTTAGAGGGTTATGCACTCTGACATCATAAGAGCCTACTTTTTTTTGTACTGAGTCATACTTTTCCAGTAACCCAACCTAACTACAAAAAGTGTAGCATTTCCATAGGCTTGCCTCCCTATCATGAGAATGTTTAGATTTAATTTTCCATAGTCATGCCTCCTAAAGAATGTTCAAATTTATACCTGTTATCGAATGCCTAAATATAGACTTAGTACTTccaaggcatttcatatgtatTTCAAGACTCtaacaaatttaattatctAAGGATTTGATGTGTATGAATGGACAAAATCACTAGTTCGAGTAGGAAAACTCTGTATTTGGAAATTTATTTGTAATCCAAATTCAAGCCTTAACTTGTGCTAAAGTGAGCACCTCCTTGGATGTTATTCATATGCGTACGAATAGTCCATATTATGGTAACCTACACATATCTCCATACAATTGGTGTTTTGCAACTTCTGTTTGAACCCCTTTTTTCTCCATTCCCAAGATCCATCTTTCTAGTTGCCTACCTCCCCTAATTTAGTCTCCTTAGTAGGAGAATTAGTGTACAACCTAGGGAACCTTTTTAGCATTAAGCAATTTATCTTCCCAAAACAAAGTCTTATTTCCTCTTTAGTATTATTATCAAACAAGTTTCTTTTTTGTCGATTTCCACTTACTTTTCTTATATTCCTCCACCACAAGGATTCACTATTGTTATCATTTTTGTTGTTTAGGCATCTCCAAGAACCATACTTTGATTCCAAAATATCTTTCCACAAGTCATATGTTTCTCTTCCCAATCTTCACTTCCCTTTTTCCAATAAATCTATGTtgaaaatttctaaatttctaaCTCCTAATTCacctttttctttaaatttgcaTATTTCATCCACTAAACCCATGCAATCTTCATACATCCATGTCCCCAACCCCGTAAATATTTCCTTTGAATCCATAGGATTGATGGCATCTTAAAGAGGGAAAGATAGAGTAATGGTAGAGtaattataattgattttaCCATTGTGATTACGCTtaagataaatattttcatttccaTTTAGCCAGTTTCTTTCTAATTTTTTGCATCATACTATGCAGGAATTGACTTTTCCTTTGATTTCTCCCTACCAGCAAACCTAAATCTGTAAACAGTATTATCATTATACTACAATTTAGAATCATCTAGAAGCTTTCTACTGTGTTAAGCTCGGTGCATATTCCCATTAACTTAGTCTTAGAAAATTTGACCTTAAACTCTAATGCTAGTTCAAAGAAATGGAGAATGCTCTTTAGTACAAAAATATGTCATCAGTGAACTACCACATGTTCACTTCCACTTCTTTCTTTCCAATCCTTATCCTTTCTAACAACTTTTTACTTACTGTCTGCCTAACTAGTCTTGCCAATCATTCcgctacaataaaaaaataggaaGGGAGCTAATAGATTCCCTTGTCTCAATCCTTTAATTGGTGTGTTGAGTTCCTATTAACTAGGACATAAGTTCATAAGGATTCTAAATAACAAATTTTCCAATTAATCCATTTTGAAAAAAGAAACgtaattgttttattatataataaagaaaTTCCTAATTCTTAGAAATGATGCAATATTTATCATAACTTTTTCACCATTGATACATATAATTAATGTTAGTTGGTTATGATTTGGGTTTCAGTGCTTCCTGATGGATATGATAATGATGAACAACCTCAGTTGTTTAAACAAAAGAAGGATGAAGAAAATGGTAAAGAGGATCATGAACCTACACTCTGCAAATCAAGTATTCATGTAAATTTAATTCtggttttctaaattaattGTGACTGACATgtgtttataaatatataacattagaagaaaattacaaatttcaGCCATTTCAAAGATCAACTACATGTTTTGGAAATGCTTGGCCAAAGGTATTTCTTACAAAGCTTTCTCTATATTCCATTCTCAATATGTTATGCTTACTCTCTAATCCAGATGGCATAGAATCATTTATATtacatcaattatttttttatgatattgtttttgtttgatcTTGATTTCAGAGTTTGAAGGAATTGAGCAAATatggaaggaaaagaagaaacatAAGTTGGTTGAACATCTAGCGAGCACTTTAGTAACATATGACTTATCATGACAAGTATCAAAAAATGAGTCTAATTGGACAAGATTGATTACAATGCCACATAATCCTTTAGTTATGGCTAAAAGGAGAAGCGTAAGTTTACAAAAAAGAGAAGAGAGGCGTAAGAACAATGTAAAACGTGCAGAACACACTGCACTCTTCTTAACAACTAAAACTGGAATTGTAGAAATTGTTAATAAATTTCTTCAAGTGCATCCTgcagctatatatatatatatgttactGAGAATAAGCAGAACATACTGATCATGTAAGAATAGTCAAAGTTTTGTCTCTTAGTAGAAACTGTCTTTTAGTAGAAAAATGAGATCATTACAAgagaattattaaataaaaaataattaattattatattaattaaattaaaaataattagtatctaaaatagtttatattattaataaaatttataaactagcttctaaattggtattaactagttatcaaggttttaactaccaattttagaatttaaattaatttgtagtAAAGACCTAATAGTTAagtagataccaatttaaaaactagtttataaattttattaataataaaaattaatttagatatcaataatttttttaatttctaatttagtcaatatagcaactaattattttttgtctataaaattgttttttatttaataattttcacgTAGTGTATAAAAAAGTAGTTGGGTTTTATAATCATTTTCTTTTAGTAGTGTCACACTAATTTTGTTTATGTAATTTATGCACAAGGCTGTTAAGTATCGACAAAAGAAAATTCTTAAACTAATAGAAAGAATAGGTATAATTGAATCATTGGTTGCTCAAATTACAGCTAAAGGAAGAACTGTGTTGCATGAAGTTGCAAGAATGGATTACTACAAAGGAGAACACTTAGCTGAAGTGGCATTCCATCTACAAAATGAGTTGCGTTGGTATGATATAAGTACTTAATTAAACCTTTACAACTTATTAGAAAAATTCGTagatagaaactaattttagagacaaaaagtaattagttgttatattaactagaTTAGATACTAtgttagagactaaaaaaattattaatttttaaattagtttctattattgataaatagttgctaaattgatatctaattagttaccaaagttttTGTTACCAATTTTAggatctaaataattggtagctaaattatatatacatgCAATGTGACTTAGAAAATAActattgtgtgtgtgtgttcaGAGTGTGAGAAGATTCACCCCTAAACAATACAGCATGCACTGTGACATAGATGGATACACACCAGAAGATATGTTAGAAATTGAGCATGATAAAATGCTTAAAGAGGCACAAATATGGTTAAAGGAAACAACTCAATCATGCTCCACTATTGCTATTTTGGTTGCTACAGTTGTATTTGCTGCTGCATACACCATTCCAGGGGGAACTGTAAATGGTACTCCTGTATTCCTTCATTCAAGTGTGTTTCTCTTTTTCACCATTATGGATGTTGTGGCTCTTGCTACCTCGCTTGCTTCAGTCGTCATCTTCCTTTCCATCCTCACTTCCCCATGCGAGTTATGGGATTTTCACAAGGCTCTCCCTCAGAAATTGAATTTGTGATTTACTTTGTTGTTCTTTTCATTGATGACAACAATGCTTGCATTCATTGCAACCATGTTACTCACCATTCGATGTGAATTGAAGAATTGGACTTCAACATTGATATACATTGTTGCTTTCTTTCCTGCCAGTATATATGCAATCATTCAATTTCCTCTTTATGCCGTGACTCGAAGTATCACCAGGTATCTATGGAAGCAACTTAAGAAGCTCTTTCCAATAAGATTGATTCAACATTGTTTGAGTCATAGTTGATGTTATTAGTATTGAATGCACAAGAACACATTGTAAGACCTTTTAACTTTTGTGTGGACTTCGATTATACATTTTGGACTAAAAATAGTTGGTCATGTATGATCAATGCTTTATTTGGATTTGAAGATAGTTTTGAGAGAAATGAtgaatttgaagaaaaagagagtgaaaaataaatttgtttggattaagggaGAGAGtgaaaagtgaaagaaaatgaataaaaagtttatgaaagtttgagatgtaaatgataaatttatttttttaattattaaaattgtaagattataaatttttttcttaattttaaataaaatattatgtatatgGAAATCTCATGTGATtacaacattatttttattagaatCTTAAACTCTCTTGAAAACAATGTTAACATCGTGGATACacacaaaattacaaaattgttgaaagtgaattttgataaaattaaatcaaattggCACTATAAGAAATGAGGCATCTATGTTGTGAATTAGAagtgattataatttttttttaaagatctACATCTGATTAAAGTTATTCAACTTAAATGTTTAAACTAATTTAAGTTTAAACTAATTTATtcacaattttaaaagtataaatttttGTAATTGAGTAGTATGTTGATTGGATGGTATGAAATATGAATTATGTAAATTTAAATCGAGacataaatcaaaatatatattggGATTGTTAAGATATGTATTTACTATTAATttgtttagaaaaatatatccTGCTTgtgatataataaaattttgaagttatgtagtgatataatgaaattatatgttgtttaaaatataactaatttAACATATTGTTATGCAAATAACTTTATGTATTCATAAAGTAGTATAACAAATAGAGATATCTAAGTCAAATGCACAAGTcctttattttatgaaaatgtttattttgatCCATGTTGATTATTATGCAAATAACTTTATGTATTCACAATGAAGTAGTATAACAAATTGAGATATCTAAGTCAAATGCACAAGTcctttattttatgaaaatgtttattttattttacgaTGAGcatataaaaatgtttattttattttaaatattttattttaatcataaatatttaaaatttctaaaataaacatatatttttaaatattgaatgaaatatatgtaaatatttattttaaattttcatgtaaatatttatagtttttagaTGACATTTCAAATATTCTTACTTCTCTAACGTAGTATTAAATGTCTTGAAAaccttattttgaattttttttcaacatctaaaaaattacttttatcaacaaaagttaataaattaataagcCTTTATTTTAAATCCTTTACACCAACaaagataatatttattatatttaagccactacatttataaaaacataattccaaaattatagttacattttctattatcaatattttaattttttttaaaaactaaaaatcacAAATTTAATTCGATTTAAAACCATGTTTTACTTGcccttaaataattatttattttcatcctctcaaaccaattaaaatttattctctatacttttaataaattatttcaatttatttttctctaatatcaatttctttcttttttttattatttttcatcttttcatttttctttcctCCCGTTTAAAAAAACCAAAGCCCCCTGAAATTCATCTCCACACAAATCAAGGCTTAGAGAGCCGAATTCCCGagataaatattaaaatgaattcattcaaagaaataaaattagcTTGGTCCAtttgggattttttttataaaggtaatgatttggaaaaaaaattacgtAAAAATGTACCAAACTAAATGAATAATCCTAACATTCATTCCATTAAGCAAACcctaacaagttcattcaatgACAAGTTGGGGGTACTGAAAAAGGGTTCATGAAATTAGGTTTGATCCACAAGGTCAAATTCACCTTAAACTGagaaaattattcaaatttccCACGAAATTACGAGAAACTTGTTGATTGGGTACTGGAGTGAGCTGATGAAGTTTTTCTTGGCCATAATTTAAGCGATCAAATGCTGGTTTTAAGAACTaaaacctaaaccctaaactacgGATCAAAATCCAATTATCGAAAGCAACTAGGGTAAGGGTTTACCCCCATTCCCCGCAAATTGCAGGGGAATCACCACAAAGCAGCTTCCATTAATGAAAATTAACGGCAAAATTGGGAATAACAGAAGTATATAATTTGATATAATCAAAATCTAGAAATGGTTCCGATTTAAAGCAGCGACAGCAGCAACATGATAAAGGTAAAGAGCATGAATGAAAAGCAAAACTGAAAGTGAAATTCAGCGGTTTTGTGATAACAAATGGATCAGTACCTCCTGGTGAAGGGGAAGTTTTGTTGGACAGGGACAGGGTCAACCTGGGTGATGCCGCTGATTTCGTTGAGTCCGAGGGAGTGGAGCATATCCATGGTTTCCTTGTCCACCTCGATGTGCTCGGTGTTGATGGCGGAGATTTCGGGAACGAAGTCCATGCGTCGCTCCCTCTCCTCCTCCTGCAGCTTGAGCGAGATGCCGCGAACAGAACCCTTCTGGATCCGTTTCATGAGATGTGTTGAGAAACCTGCGATCTTGTTCCGCAGCCTCTTCGAGGGGACGATCGCCACTTCTTCTAGAAGCTTCTTGTTCGTGTGAAAATCCAGCGTCATCCTCGAATAGTAACGCTCGATCACTTGGCGTGAAGATTTCTTCACCGTCTTAGTCCTCACGCGCCccatgcttcttcttcttctttcttcttcttcttcctctctgcggcttctcttctcttctcttgcAGTGTTACTTCAAATTTAGGTTTACATATTTTATCCCAAACTTGGGCTTTCTTACTTTGGgcttcaacttttcaaaaaatatatacattacTTTGTTTCTTCCTGTACCCCTTTTCTATTCTTATGTCACtctcataatttaaaaatatataggtttttttttcctatttgtTTTTTGGATTAAACTTTTTGAATAATACAATTGATGGTTAGAAGGTTAATAAATCTaaatttgttataaaataaGGGTATATTTTCGTTATAAATTTTGGAATAGTAGATTtggaattattttttcatttagataacttaaataaatattttttttacttttgtaacTTGGATCATGCATACATAGTTAACTCAAGTAAAAATAGTTAAATCAATTTGACAGGTgaatgtaaataataatattgaatcgtttaaatcattttaacgcaaatattatatgtaataaatagaaattaaaaataagaatttatacAAATCATAATTAGAAGTAAGAAATGAGCATTATATTAGAaagaacaattgaaaaagaaaagaaactcaGAATGATGAACTCCAAATATTTACactagaatatattttttttatcagataatctataataaaatatgagaatGTGAAATAAAGGATTAATTGCAAATAGAAatagttaattttaataataatgtatGATACTTGTTTTGTATATGAGTTCATTTGaaatataatgttttatttatgtaACATGACATTAACACtattaaaatacaaacaaaaaattaaaaactgcTTCACAAAAAAAACAGTGACTATGAAAATGGTTcgatttgatatttttaaactaattgGGGTCACACTATTAAATTGCAAATTCTAGTAGTTTTTCTTTACGAATAGTGGTGATTAAAAGTTGTAACAATTGTTatcattttgaaaatataaaatcacattagcaaaacacaaatttaaaaatagatgGAAAATAATACGAATTCCCAGTACGTTTATTCttgcttttaaaaataattttcaaatactcataca harbors:
- the LOC137812834 gene encoding uncharacterized protein, coding for MIWVSVLPDGYDNDEQPQLFKQKKDEENGKEDHEPTLCKSSIHSVRRFTPKQYSMHCDIDGYTPEDMLEIEHDKMLKEAQIWLKETTQSCSTIAILVATVVFAAAYTIPGGTVNGTPVFLHSSVFLFFTIMDVVALATSLASVVIFLSILTSPCELWDFHKALPQKLNL
- the LOC137812842 gene encoding small ribosomal subunit protein eS17y-like, yielding MTLDFHTNKKLLEEVAIVPSKRLRNKIAGFSTHLMKRIQKGSVRGISLKLQEEERERRMDFVPEISAINTEHIEVDKETMDMLHSLGLNEISGITQVDPVPVQQNFPFTRSCFVVIPLQFAGNGGKPLP
- the LOC137818853 gene encoding uncharacterized protein, with product MKEAQKAAMKKQWEEFKKIMMEKPENILKQFDLFGNTAIHVATRSHTQLLSEFIEMVPAEERWNALCKKNVEGNTVLHEIVFSKHAQEMADVVFRFEEQLLTPQKNPLLELRNNEGESPLFVAAMHGKLKILKYMANRVQNLGEHFRLSDDKYNALHASVIGQHFHVAIWLERMDENLSLEKDGKDLTCLQLLSKMPQVFRSCIHMGPLKNTIYHLLPDEYDNDEHSQLFKKKDEENGKEDEPTLFKSAISEINYRFWKHLAKEFEGIDQTWKEKKKHKLAEHLASTLVTNDLSWQASKNKYNRTILITMPHDPINVVKRKRVSVRKREERRKKTEERPERTALFLATKNGIVEIVNKFLQVHPAAIYHVTEKQHNILTMVVKYRQRKILKLIERTGTIESLVAQITDKRRTVLHEVARMHYYKAEHLAGVAFHLQDELRWYDRVRRFTPKHYNMHCDIDGHTPEDMLEIEHDGMLKEAKKWLKETAQSCSTVAILVATVVFAAAYTIPGGTENGTPVFIHSSVFLFFTIMDVVALATSLASVVIFLSILTSPCDLWDFHKSLPRKLNLGFVLLFFSLLTTMFAFSATMLLTIRLEWKKWTLIYSATFFPATIFAIIQFPVYVMARSITKNLWKQLKKLFPTRLIQHCMSHIGCY